One window from the genome of Candidatus Synechococcus calcipolaris G9 encodes:
- a CDS encoding filamentous hemagglutinin N-terminal domain-containing protein codes for MLKTIRRWFPSVAILGCLLPSPVLAQITPAVGGTGTTVTVNGQQFDIGGGAFSRDGKNLFHLFKQFGLSDGQIANFLSNSKVQNILAGVNGGDVSYINGLIQVMGGNSNLYLLNPAGIVFGPNAQLNVPAAFHASTAQQVHFDGGVFDINGFNDYANLVGNPTRFEFLSTGIIVNEGNLAVGPGQNLTLMGHQVFNTGTLSAPGGRITIQAVPETGMVRISQEGMILSLEIPADRIPEDGVIEAVDLPRLITGGEDRPRVNSVVHNADGSISLVHDPSKVNVPVDGATTVASGTMDVSNPEGMGGQINVLGQNVAMINAQLRADGETGGGTILGGGDYLGGSAGTGRLDSSLNAQHLYVDNNTVITADALTQGDGGTVINWADNSTVFNGTIMARGGQLGGDGGFVETSGKNVLQVGETARVNTLAPQGTVGMWLLDPETITVQTGGSDGIPANPGDPPPNSFISPNTIVTALNTSDVNLQATQSITVNNAVDASGNANSNNLILSTPLVNLNAIIKLTTGATLSETATTVNVGSGGWVQNGVDVVTDGGTVNLAAATFADPATITINKNLTLQGQGAANTILSGQNTRRVVIVTEGTVNLSDLTITDGFATGSGGGVFVFHTGTLIVTNSTISNNTAGTDGGGIGSTGTLTLTNSTISGNKARRGGGIFQNRPRNMLTVTNSTISNNTAGRGGGGIYNEHARINVTNSTISNNKSTDYRGGGIYIEVARINVTNSIISGNTARYAPEIDHLDANLNFIGNNLVGQNNTLGIIGAISSGAGNVITPSVPTSQIIGPLADNGGPTQTHMLLPNSPALNVGVNAEVPGVVTTDQRGAPRIVGTVDLGAVEVQGFSLNILQGNNQQTLVNSPVSEPIEIQLSETFVNTGMPGLTIEFQAPNTGPSVTFTQGNTVVTNANGIATLSGLVTNGEPGVITLEALVNGVTPITFTLTNQLAPVVTSPLIPPSQPQVTPPPTPQPQVTPPPTPQPQVTPPPTPQPIVLTPADLPLPANILTILLGQEQPQLPLEKSLCELVEGEAVLEIDGVPVESALAAECS; via the coding sequence ATGCTCAAAACAATTCGTCGGTGGTTCCCTTCAGTTGCTATTCTGGGTTGCCTTCTTCCCTCCCCTGTTCTCGCCCAGATTACACCAGCGGTTGGGGGTACAGGTACAACCGTTACCGTAAATGGTCAGCAGTTTGACATTGGCGGTGGTGCATTTTCCAGGGATGGCAAAAATTTATTTCATCTCTTTAAGCAATTTGGTCTAAGTGATGGTCAGATTGCTAATTTTTTATCCAATTCCAAGGTTCAAAATATCCTGGCGGGCGTGAATGGTGGCGATGTCAGCTATATCAATGGTCTGATTCAGGTGATGGGAGGTAACAGCAATCTCTATCTCCTTAATCCGGCAGGAATTGTCTTTGGCCCCAACGCCCAGTTAAACGTACCAGCGGCATTCCATGCCTCAACGGCTCAGCAAGTACATTTTGACGGCGGCGTTTTTGATATTAATGGGTTTAATGACTACGCCAACCTCGTCGGGAACCCCACCAGGTTTGAGTTTTTAAGCACGGGAATTATCGTCAATGAAGGGAATTTAGCCGTTGGCCCAGGGCAAAATTTAACATTGATGGGTCATCAGGTGTTCAATACAGGAACCCTATCGGCTCCGGGGGGACGGATCACAATTCAGGCGGTTCCAGAAACGGGCATGGTACGGATTTCCCAGGAGGGAATGATCCTTAGTTTAGAGATTCCGGCGGATCGGATACCGGAAGATGGGGTGATTGAAGCGGTGGATTTACCGCGATTGATCACTGGAGGAGAAGATCGTCCACGGGTCAATAGTGTAGTACACAATGCCGATGGTTCGATTAGTTTGGTTCATGACCCCAGTAAGGTGAATGTGCCAGTGGACGGAGCAACGACCGTTGCCAGTGGCACAATGGATGTCTCGAATCCTGAGGGGATGGGCGGACAGATCAATGTCCTCGGTCAAAATGTAGCAATGATTAATGCCCAGTTGAGAGCCGATGGTGAAACGGGTGGTGGCACGATCCTGGGAGGTGGGGATTACCTAGGGGGTAGTGCAGGTACAGGTCGCCTAGATAGTAGTTTGAATGCCCAACACCTGTATGTGGACAACAACACCGTGATCACAGCGGATGCGCTGACCCAAGGGGATGGCGGCACAGTGATTAATTGGGCGGATAATAGCACGGTCTTTAATGGCACGATTATGGCCCGGGGTGGACAGTTGGGTGGGGATGGTGGTTTTGTTGAGACATCGGGTAAAAATGTGCTGCAAGTTGGGGAAACAGCTCGGGTAAATACATTAGCCCCCCAAGGAACAGTCGGGATGTGGTTACTTGATCCTGAGACAATTACAGTCCAAACCGGCGGATCAGATGGGATTCCGGCTAATCCAGGGGATCCGCCCCCGAATAGCTTTATTTCGCCTAATACTATTGTGACGGCATTAAATACGAGCGATGTAAATTTACAAGCGACTCAAAGCATTACCGTCAATAATGCAGTTGATGCTAGTGGTAATGCAAACTCTAACAATTTAATACTGAGTACGCCCCTAGTAAACCTAAATGCAATTATAAAGCTGACGACAGGAGCAACGTTATCTGAAACAGCGACGACTGTGAATGTAGGGAGTGGTGGCTGGGTTCAAAACGGAGTGGATGTGGTCACTGATGGAGGCACGGTTAATTTAGCTGCGGCTACGTTTGCAGACCCAGCAACTATCACTATTAATAAAAATTTGACACTCCAAGGGCAAGGGGCAGCAAATACCATTCTTAGTGGTCAAAATACTCGTCGGGTGGTCATTGTTACAGAGGGTACGGTTAATCTCAGTGATTTAACCATTACCGATGGCTTCGCTACTGGCAGCGGCGGTGGAGTTTTTGTTTTTCATACTGGCACACTCATCGTGACCAACAGCACAATCAGTAATAATACGGCTGGTACCGACGGCGGTGGGATTGGGAGCACTGGGACGCTCACGCTGACCAACAGCACGATCAGTGGCAATAAGGCTCGTCGAGGCGGCGGGATTTTTCAGAATAGACCTAGAAATATGCTCACCGTGACCAACAGCACAATCAGTAATAATACGGCTGGTCGAGGCGGCGGTGGGATTTATAATGAGCATGCAAGGATCAATGTGACCAACAGCACAATCAGTAATAATAAGTCTACTGATTATCGCGGCGGTGGGATTTATATTGAGGTTGCAAGGATCAATGTGACCAACAGCATTATTAGTGGTAACACTGCACGCTACGCCCCTGAAATTGATCACCTTGATGCCAATTTAAACTTTATCGGCAATAACCTTGTTGGGCAAAATAATACCTTAGGAATTATTGGTGCGATCTCCAGTGGGGCAGGCAACGTCATTACTCCTTCAGTTCCAACCAGTCAAATTATTGGCCCCTTGGCTGACAATGGCGGCCCGACTCAAACCCACATGCTCTTACCCAATAGCCCTGCCCTTAATGTCGGGGTCAATGCCGAAGTTCCCGGAGTAGTTACAACGGACCAACGGGGCGCCCCTCGTATTGTCGGCACGGTTGATCTGGGAGCCGTTGAGGTGCAAGGCTTTAGCCTCAATATTCTCCAAGGTAATAATCAACAAACCTTGGTCAATTCCCCGGTGTCTGAACCGATTGAAATTCAACTTTCGGAAACCTTTGTTAACACTGGGATGCCTGGACTCACCATTGAGTTCCAAGCCCCCAACACTGGCCCATCAGTCACCTTTACCCAGGGGAATACGGTTGTTACCAATGCCAATGGAATTGCAACCCTCTCTGGCTTAGTCACCAATGGCGAACCGGGGGTGATTACCCTTGAAGCACTGGTCAATGGCGTAACTCCAATTACTTTTACGTTGACCAATCAACTTGCGCCTGTTGTTACATCGCCTTTAATACCGCCCTCTCAACCTCAAGTCACGCCTCCGCCAACCCCTCAACCTCAAGTCACGCCTCCGCCAACCCCTCAACCTCAAGTCACGCCTCCGCCAACCCCTCAACCTATTGTTCTCACCCCTGCTGATTTACCCCTACCGGCCAACATCTTGACGATTTTGCTAGGTCAAGAACAACCCCAACTTCCCCTAGAGAAAAGCCTATGTGAATTAGTAGAGGGAGAAGCAGTCCTAGAGATTGATGGAGTACCCGTAGAATCTGCCCTAGCGGCGGAGTGCAGTTAG
- a CDS encoding RluA family pseudouridine synthase translates to MSNSRFFEINHDGIGQRLDRFLAAECPDLSRSRLQQLIGEGQVQINDQVCQTKKHILQRGDRLALIVPAAVPLDIAPETMELDILFEDEQLLVLNKPAGLVVHPAPGHYQGTLVHGLLAHCPNLGGIGGVQRPGIVHRLDKDTTGVMVVAKTDRALGHLQGQLKTRTMQRQYLGVVYGTPKTQQGTIDLAIGRHPGDRKKMAVVPPEKGRSAVTHWQIKASFAPYHLIHFRLETGRTHQIRVHAAHMGWPIVGDPLYGHSPRLRVKIPGQILHAQTLTLIHPISEEELTFEAPLPQHFSKVLAYLGSI, encoded by the coding sequence GTGAGCAATTCTCGTTTTTTTGAAATTAATCATGATGGCATAGGCCAGCGGTTGGATCGCTTTCTGGCGGCTGAGTGTCCAGATTTGTCGCGATCGCGGCTTCAGCAACTCATTGGTGAGGGGCAGGTGCAGATTAATGACCAAGTTTGCCAAACGAAAAAGCACATTCTCCAACGGGGCGATCGCCTAGCGTTAATAGTACCAGCGGCCGTCCCCCTGGATATTGCACCCGAAACCATGGAACTGGATATCTTATTTGAAGATGAACAGCTATTAGTCTTGAATAAACCCGCCGGTTTAGTAGTTCATCCTGCCCCAGGTCATTATCAAGGGACTTTAGTTCACGGCTTATTGGCCCATTGTCCTAATCTAGGGGGGATTGGCGGGGTGCAGCGGCCAGGGATTGTCCATCGCCTGGATAAAGATACAACGGGCGTTATGGTCGTCGCTAAAACAGATCGCGCCCTCGGCCATCTTCAGGGACAACTGAAAACCCGAACCATGCAGCGGCAGTACCTTGGTGTCGTCTATGGAACCCCTAAAACTCAGCAGGGCACAATTGATTTAGCCATTGGCCGTCATCCCGGCGATCGCAAGAAAATGGCAGTTGTTCCCCCAGAAAAGGGGCGATCGGCCGTGACTCACTGGCAGATTAAGGCCTCCTTTGCCCCCTACCACCTGATCCATTTTCGCCTAGAAACTGGACGGACCCACCAAATTCGCGTCCATGCAGCCCACATGGGGTGGCCCATCGTCGGCGATCCTCTCTACGGTCATAGTCCACGCCTACGGGTTAAAATACCCGGTCAAATACTCCATGCCCAAACCTTGACGCTCATCCATCCCATCAGCGAGGAGGAGCTAACATTTGAGGCCCCCTTACCCCAACATTTTTCTAAGGTATTAGCGTACCTAGGCTCAATCTAA
- a CDS encoding MFS transporter: MTVEPELRPSEIASLPDLEDPPLWQNRNFIILWLGQVLSQLADKIYLVLVIALTTEFFQPPHQSISPWVSAIMVVFTIPAVLFGSLAGVFVDRWPKKRTLVWTNLGRAVFVTLLPLSIWLWPGQMVGFVLLLALTFGISTLTQFFSPAEQSAIPLLVAKGQLLSANSLYTLTMMAAVIVGFAAGEPLLSLASRLGDGGGAMLVAASYGGAALGLQFLSASEQCPLPSLTYGQVWKDLRLGFRLLKKQPLLSNALIQLVVLFSVLAALSVLLIRLAEIIPALDTDQFGFLLAAGAVGMGMGIVLLNLLGQRLAYRFWSLVGCFGMAIMLTALGLFYSSLGASLGLIAGLGFFAALIAIPMQTTLQTLTPEDQRGTIFGLQNNLVNIALTVPLALAGLAETWVGLPKVLWGLAIIIGLGGGFTALRSQLDRVNVK; the protein is encoded by the coding sequence ATGACCGTTGAGCCAGAACTGCGTCCCAGTGAGATTGCATCCTTGCCCGATCTGGAGGATCCCCCCCTCTGGCAAAATCGCAATTTTATTATTTTGTGGCTGGGCCAGGTTCTCTCCCAACTGGCGGATAAAATTTATCTGGTTCTCGTCATTGCCCTGACCACGGAGTTTTTTCAGCCTCCCCATCAAAGTATTAGCCCTTGGGTCTCTGCGATCATGGTGGTTTTTACGATTCCAGCAGTGCTGTTTGGTTCCTTGGCCGGGGTATTCGTCGATCGCTGGCCCAAAAAACGTACCTTGGTGTGGACGAATTTAGGTCGGGCGGTTTTTGTCACCCTTTTACCCTTGAGTATTTGGCTCTGGCCCGGGCAGATGGTTGGCTTTGTCTTGCTTTTGGCCCTCACCTTCGGGATTTCCACCCTCACCCAGTTTTTCTCCCCCGCGGAGCAGTCAGCCATACCGTTATTAGTGGCCAAGGGACAGTTGCTCAGTGCCAATTCCCTCTATACCTTAACGATGATGGCAGCCGTTATTGTCGGCTTTGCGGCCGGAGAACCCCTCCTCTCCCTGGCCAGTCGTCTGGGGGATGGGGGGGGAGCCATGTTAGTGGCCGCTAGTTATGGTGGAGCCGCCCTAGGATTGCAATTTCTCTCGGCATCAGAACAATGTCCCCTTCCCTCCCTCACCTATGGTCAGGTTTGGAAAGACCTACGGCTTGGCTTTCGTCTCCTCAAGAAGCAACCCCTTCTCAGTAATGCCTTAATCCAGTTAGTGGTTCTCTTTTCGGTGTTGGCGGCCCTGTCGGTTTTACTGATTCGACTGGCAGAAATTATTCCCGCCCTAGATACGGATCAATTTGGCTTTTTGCTGGCGGCGGGGGCGGTGGGCATGGGGATGGGTATTGTCCTGCTTAATTTGCTGGGTCAACGGTTAGCCTATCGGTTCTGGAGCTTGGTGGGTTGTTTTGGCATGGCGATCATGCTGACAGCCCTGGGACTGTTCTACAGTTCTTTAGGGGCTAGTTTAGGCTTAATTGCCGGCCTCGGTTTCTTTGCCGCCCTAATTGCCATTCCCATGCAGACGACACTACAAACCTTAACTCCCGAAGATCAGCGGGGGACAATCTTTGGTTTGCAAAATAACCTTGTCAATATTGCCTTGACGGTTCCCTTAGCCTTAGCGGGTTTAGCGGAAACATGGGTGGGACTGCCCAAGGTTCTTTGGGGGTTAGCGATTATTATTGGTCTCGGAGGTGGTTTTACGGCCCTACGATCGCAACTGGATCGGGTCAATGTCAAATAA
- the recO gene encoding DNA repair protein RecO, translating into MGRTYTTTGINLKSMPLGEADRLLTILTPEAGLIRLVAPGCRKPRSKLGGRTALLVVNQLFVIEGRSLDKISQAETLASYPGLMRQLPNLTAGQYLGELILYQALSDHPQGELFTLICQTLAHLEQVFPEDALAILLRAIFSILELTGIAPRWDICLQTGRPLETETADIDWRVGFSFAAGGPLGLLDGPDQRGGGTAYQSMDIQLTVAEVCLGQWLAQRTIQNLEIKDFLDQRPPYSLAVWLALEKVLRHYIQFHLEKPLRVAPLFDVCFSPISQISVGLPHDR; encoded by the coding sequence ATGGGCCGCACCTACACAACCACGGGCATTAACCTAAAATCTATGCCCCTAGGGGAAGCAGACCGCTTATTGACCATTCTCACCCCGGAAGCGGGCCTGATCCGTTTAGTGGCCCCCGGCTGTCGGAAACCCCGATCCAAATTGGGGGGACGTACCGCCTTACTTGTTGTTAACCAGTTATTCGTCATTGAAGGCCGCAGTTTAGATAAAATTTCCCAAGCGGAAACCCTCGCTTCCTATCCAGGACTGATGCGGCAACTCCCGAATCTAACGGCGGGCCAATACCTAGGGGAACTGATCCTCTATCAAGCCCTCAGTGACCATCCCCAAGGGGAATTATTTACCCTGATTTGCCAAACCCTAGCCCATTTAGAGCAGGTTTTTCCTGAAGATGCCCTAGCGATACTGTTGCGGGCAATCTTTTCGATCCTTGAGCTAACGGGCATTGCCCCACGATGGGATATTTGCCTGCAAACGGGTCGTCCCCTAGAAACAGAAACAGCGGATATTGATTGGCGTGTGGGCTTTAGTTTTGCGGCGGGTGGCCCCCTGGGATTGCTGGATGGCCCAGATCAGCGCGGGGGGGGGACGGCCTATCAGTCCATGGATATTCAACTCACAGTGGCGGAAGTGTGCCTAGGACAGTGGTTAGCTCAGAGAACCATCCAGAACCTAGAAATAAAGGATTTTCTGGATCAGCGCCCCCCCTACTCCTTGGCAGTATGGTTAGCCCTGGAGAAGGTTTTGCGCCACTATATTCAATTTCACCTGGAAAAACCGCTGCGGGTCGCTCCCCTATTCGATGTCTGTTTTTCACCCATATCCCAGATTTCCGTTGGTTTGCCCCATGACCGTTGA
- the deoC gene encoding deoxyribose-phosphate aldolase, whose protein sequence is MSPKNLDSIDLATYIEHTLLDPLATEAAIAQCCAEADQWKFPLVCIAPIWVKFAAETLHHKATKVCTVIGFPTGAHSSATKLYEAQEAVDHGAAEIDVVINLGWLKAENSEAVYQDIAAICDGTGIPVKAILETSVLSTAEKKLAAEICLDAGVAFLKTSTGWRGGATVEDVQLLRSVAGDRIGVKASGGIRSPQQALELIAAGATRLGTSRGIDLIQNRDSLKREETDY, encoded by the coding sequence ATGAGTCCCAAGAATCTCGACAGCATTGACCTGGCAACCTATATTGAACATACCCTGCTAGATCCCCTAGCCACGGAAGCGGCGATCGCCCAGTGCTGTGCCGAAGCTGATCAGTGGAAATTTCCCTTGGTTTGCATTGCCCCCATCTGGGTCAAGTTTGCTGCTGAGACTCTCCACCACAAAGCCACCAAGGTCTGTACGGTCATTGGCTTTCCCACAGGGGCCCATAGTTCTGCCACGAAACTCTACGAAGCCCAGGAAGCCGTCGATCATGGTGCGGCGGAAATTGATGTGGTGATTAATCTGGGTTGGCTCAAAGCTGAGAATAGCGAAGCAGTGTATCAAGATATTGCCGCCATTTGTGATGGAACGGGCATTCCTGTCAAGGCCATTTTAGAAACATCGGTCTTAAGTACGGCAGAAAAGAAACTGGCCGCAGAAATTTGCTTAGATGCCGGGGTTGCTTTTCTCAAAACCAGTACGGGTTGGCGGGGCGGCGCAACGGTAGAAGATGTCCAGTTACTTCGCTCGGTGGCGGGCGATCGCATTGGTGTTAAAGCATCGGGGGGCATTCGCAGCCCACAACAGGCCCTAGAATTAATTGCAGCCGGGGCAACTCGCCTAGGTACCTCCCGAGGCATTGATCTCATCCAAAACCGCGATAGTCTGAAAAGAGAGGAAACGGACTACTAA
- a CDS encoding AMP-binding protein, protein MAHGHQPPETDNHREIERLYQCLGNRADWLLVLDDRGKLMNQTPWLQALIQEKLAALNHDLNPESDLVSRQSLAIAPPDPISLLAQFLAAALGNRPIFLGNPHWQYQEWQQVNILLGDRPPSMPGIHIPTGGSSGQIRFAMHQWSTLGAAIAGMQAHFFPGNQPLNAICVLPLYHVSGLMQILRALWTGGQVILVPGGIAQLDHLTPLDGSAFFLSLVPTQLHQLLQKPPLWPWLQHCYSIIIGGAPPWPRLLEAAFTAHFPLCLSYGMTETAALIACQGRGDFLRGDRSCGRVLPHGQIYVLDGDPETGIGTLAIASTSLTRGYYPYPFSEPMFVTDDLGYFDLQGQLHLVGRQSRKIISGGENIYPEAIEAALYDTGLVQDVYVCGQAHPHWGEQVTAYYVPVQDSGMVTGDLLAQELKQRLAPHNCPKEWIPLPKLPRNAQGKVLRHQLRNNTH, encoded by the coding sequence ATGGCTCACGGTCATCAACCACCGGAAACAGATAACCATCGGGAGATTGAAAGGTTATACCAGTGCTTAGGAAACCGGGCCGACTGGTTACTCGTTTTAGACGACCGGGGCAAGTTGATGAATCAAACGCCATGGTTGCAGGCTCTGATCCAGGAAAAATTAGCTGCTTTGAACCATGATTTGAACCCTGAAAGCGATCTAGTATCTCGACAATCCTTGGCGATCGCACCCCCTGACCCGATCTCCCTTCTGGCCCAATTCTTAGCGGCAGCCCTAGGAAATCGACCCATATTTTTAGGAAACCCCCACTGGCAATACCAAGAATGGCAACAGGTGAATATCCTTCTGGGAGATCGCCCCCCCTCAATGCCAGGGATCCACATCCCCACCGGCGGCAGTAGTGGTCAAATTCGCTTTGCAATGCACCAATGGTCAACCCTAGGGGCAGCGATCGCGGGTATGCAAGCCCACTTTTTTCCAGGGAATCAACCTCTTAACGCGATCTGTGTCTTGCCTCTATACCATGTGAGTGGCTTAATGCAGATATTGCGGGCCCTCTGGACGGGCGGCCAGGTCATTTTAGTGCCAGGGGGAATTGCCCAGCTAGATCATCTCACTCCGTTGGATGGTTCTGCGTTTTTCCTATCCCTAGTGCCCACCCAACTTCACCAGTTATTACAAAAGCCACCGCTATGGCCATGGCTGCAACATTGTTACAGCATTATTATTGGTGGCGCACCCCCTTGGCCGCGATTATTAGAGGCAGCATTCACGGCCCACTTCCCCCTCTGCCTCAGTTATGGCATGACGGAAACTGCGGCATTGATCGCCTGCCAAGGAAGGGGAGATTTTCTCCGGGGCGATCGCAGTTGTGGCCGGGTCTTACCCCATGGCCAAATCTATGTGTTGGATGGTGACCCAGAGACGGGCATTGGAACCCTTGCCATTGCCTCAACCTCCCTGACGAGGGGTTATTATCCCTACCCCTTTTCTGAACCTATGTTTGTCACCGACGATCTCGGCTATTTTGACCTCCAGGGACAATTACATCTGGTGGGCCGCCAAAGTCGCAAAATCATTAGTGGCGGGGAAAATATTTATCCAGAGGCGATCGAAGCGGCCCTCTATGACACGGGCCTGGTTCAAGATGTCTATGTGTGCGGTCAGGCCCATCCCCATTGGGGAGAACAGGTCACGGCCTATTATGTACCGGTTCAAGATTCTGGAATGGTTACGGGCGATCTCCTTGCCCAGGAACTCAAACAACGCCTCGCGCCCCATAACTGCCCCAAGGAATGGATTCCCCTCCCGAAATTGCCCCGAAATGCTCAAGGGAAAGTTTTAAGGCATCAGTTACGCAACAATACGCATTGA
- the murQ gene encoding N-acetylmuramic acid 6-phosphate etherase: MFDPDTIQSRGHLLTEQINPASVNLDQLSSLELVDLFNREDEKVLAAIAQARESLALAIDGTAKRLRQGGRLFYIGAGTSGRLGVLDAAECPPTFCSSPEMVQGILAGGAAALVKSSEGLEDLRGDGSQAIAEYGVTSQDVVVGITAGGTTPYVQGALETAKQVQALTIFMACVPLEQVSLTTVDIDIRLLVGPELLTGSTRLKAGTVTKIALNILSTGVMVKLGKVYGNRMIDVAVTNSKLLDRALRMIMDLTDLSRPQAAELLNASGQRVKLALLMHWAGVDAAGGDRLLAEHQGQLRPALAAMQP, from the coding sequence ATGTTTGATCCGGATACAATCCAATCCCGCGGCCATCTGCTGACGGAACAAATTAATCCCGCCAGTGTTAACTTAGATCAACTGTCATCCCTGGAATTGGTGGATCTCTTCAACCGGGAAGATGAAAAAGTCCTCGCGGCGATCGCCCAGGCCAGGGAATCGTTGGCCCTCGCCATTGATGGAACGGCTAAGAGACTGCGCCAAGGCGGGCGGTTATTCTACATTGGAGCCGGCACCAGCGGCCGCTTGGGGGTACTCGATGCCGCCGAATGTCCACCCACGTTCTGCTCTTCTCCAGAAATGGTGCAGGGAATTTTAGCCGGCGGTGCGGCAGCCCTAGTGAAAAGTTCGGAGGGGCTGGAAGATCTGCGCGGAGATGGTTCCCAGGCGATCGCCGAGTATGGGGTAACATCCCAGGATGTGGTGGTTGGCATTACCGCCGGAGGCACAACACCCTACGTCCAAGGAGCGTTGGAGACAGCCAAACAGGTTCAAGCTCTGACGATTTTTATGGCCTGTGTACCGCTAGAACAGGTGAGTTTAACCACCGTCGATATTGATATTCGCCTGCTGGTGGGCCCAGAACTCTTGACGGGTTCAACCCGATTAAAGGCAGGTACGGTCACAAAAATTGCCCTGAATATTCTTTCGACGGGCGTAATGGTCAAGTTGGGAAAGGTCTATGGCAACCGGATGATTGACGTGGCCGTGACCAATAGTAAACTGCTTGACCGGGCCCTACGCATGATTATGGATTTGACCGATCTATCCCGGCCCCAGGCCGCCGAGTTGCTCAATGCCAGTGGTCAGCGAGTCAAGTTAGCTCTTTTAATGCACTGGGCCGGTGTTGATGCCGCAGGGGGCGATCGTCTCTTGGCGGAACACCAGGGTCAATTACGTCCTGCCTTAGCTGCGATGCAACCGTGA
- a CDS encoding vWA domain-containing protein: MMHGRRRQLWHDPHFQIPLILLVGCLILALLFSVVGLGRPNVAVVLSLDLSGSTFNNNINTFNQPGTIVAQEVTAAKDYILKNNEVLRQPNYIMIHGFGRNVVYLTPQFHTNPDVLISQLDQALSRADLLPQVDPDGTNLTGAIAAATDQLRQVPNRCRELLLVTDGEAAIDPAVITEAKEHRVKINAIVIGSRAPELESAVLQTGGHYQGGEVNRLNEFVVTDFFERFNTNYRWLIFWLGLAWICLMWVWVMPLDRWLLQGLFQLPMNLSGKIAVFHAVTWTVITPLILWRFPGWPFLGYC; this comes from the coding sequence TTGATGCATGGGCGACGGCGACAGCTATGGCATGATCCCCACTTTCAAATTCCCCTGATTCTATTGGTGGGCTGCCTGATTTTGGCACTGCTATTTAGTGTGGTTGGCCTGGGCCGTCCCAATGTTGCCGTTGTCCTATCCCTTGATCTCAGTGGTAGCACGTTTAACAATAATATCAATACCTTTAATCAGCCGGGGACGATTGTCGCCCAAGAGGTTACCGCCGCCAAGGACTATATTCTCAAAAATAATGAGGTACTACGCCAGCCCAATTACATCATGATTCATGGGTTTGGTCGTAATGTGGTTTACCTAACGCCCCAATTTCATACGAATCCCGATGTATTGATATCCCAGCTTGATCAAGCCCTCAGCCGTGCAGATCTTCTGCCCCAAGTAGACCCCGATGGCACTAATCTCACCGGGGCGATCGCGGCGGCAACGGATCAACTGCGCCAAGTCCCCAATCGCTGCCGAGAATTACTTTTAGTCACGGACGGAGAAGCTGCCATTGATCCTGCGGTTATCACGGAAGCCAAAGAGCATCGCGTTAAGATTAATGCCATTGTCATTGGTTCAAGGGCCCCAGAATTAGAATCAGCCGTACTCCAAACCGGCGGGCATTATCAGGGGGGAGAGGTAAATCGCCTGAATGAGTTTGTGGTGACTGACTTTTTTGAACGCTTTAATACAAACTATCGCTGGCTGATTTTTTGGTTAGGCCTGGCCTGGATTTGCTTGATGTGGGTATGGGTCATGCCCCTAGATCGGTGGCTTCTACAAGGACTCTTTCAGTTGCCCATGAACTTATCTGGGAAGATTGCAGTTTTTCATGCTGTGACCTGGACGGTGATCACACCGCTGATTCTGTGGCGATTTCCAGGTTGGCCCTTTCTTGGATACTGTTGA